AGTTCCGCTTCAGACAACGCTGCGGGACCGGACAACTCGAATCCGTCGAGAAATCTCCATATATTTTCCTTTGCCGTCTCGATCTTGAAATCCGAAAGCTTCAATCTCACCTCATGGTTTCCTGCGCCGGAAAGATATACGCTCGCATCGACGCTTCTTCCATCCGCGAACTTCGCCCGGACGGAAATTTTCGTTTCTTCCTCCTTCGCTTGAATCCGTAATTTTAATCCATACCACCCCATGACATCCAAGGCCGAGTCGTTGCCCCTCTCGAAGCCGATCGGATACCAACCGACCGCCCCCGGCTTAACGGGATATTCAATCGCTACGGATTCCTGTAAATCATAACCATGCTCGTGCAACCGCCCCGTTACATTCCATTCGCGCAGTAAATCGACTCTCGTAAGCATGTTCCACTCCCCCGATCTTCGCGGCTAACAAAAATCAGCAGCCATGTATGCTGCTGATTTTCGCAATGCCTCATCCCGCGTTAGTTGCCGCCGGCATCGATATACGCCTGCAGTTGTTTCATAATCTCGGCGCGAATGACGTCCAACCCGAGCGCTTTCCACTCTTCATTCGCTTTCCGAGCCTCCGTCCACACGTCTTGAACCAAGCCGTTCTGAGCAATTTGGTAAAACTCGTCGTATTTCGGCTGAACCTTGGCGATTTCGCTCTTCACCGGCGAAGTATCGAATTTAAAGCCGGCGAGCGGCCGCTTATAGTACGTATCCGCCTTAGCCAGATACTCGTAGTACGTCTTCGTCGTTTCGTCCAAATCGGCATTTAAGCGAATGTAGTTCGGATTCCATGTTAATTCATAGCCTGGGAACGTGTGATTTCCAAGCGCCTTGTACGATCCATCTTCCATGGCTTCCCAATGCTTCCCTTCGATGCCCAATTCGAACAAATCATGATTTTCCTGAGACTGGAAAATCCAATCCAGGAATTTCATCACGCGATCCGGGTGCTTCGACGTCGCCGGGACCGCAACGGAATTCGCCGCGACGTAGTCCGTGCCGATGCAGCCTGGCTCGAAATTCGTAAAGCATGGATTATACGAGAAAAACTCCAGCTCCGCTCCAGGCACGCCTGCCTCTAATTTGGTCAAAATCGCGCCGAATTGCGCGCTGTCGCTTTCGAGCGCCGCCGCCTTCCCGGAGGCGAATACGCCGAAATGATCCTTCTGGCTGATCGAATCCGGCTCAAGATACTTGTTCCATGCCGCATATTGATCATAAAACCCATACAGTGTCTTCGGATCGTTGAACGGCGCCGGCAATGTCGCGAATTGTTCGTCTGCATCCCCTAAGATGACCGCGTTCAACACCTTCTTGTAATCTTCCGAGAGAACGACCTGCCAATGCCCTCCGGCTCCGACCGTCATGATCGGCGTCCCTTTCTCGAAGGTAGGTTTAAACATGTTGTAGAAGCCCCGTCGTCCCGAGACAGCAAGCGGAACCATGTTCTCTTCGTTCTCTTGAACCTTAGTAAAATAAGCTTCCAGATCTTCGTACGACTTTATTTCCGGGAGACCGTACTTCTCTCGTAAATCTTTTCGAATAAAGATGCCGTCAGCTCCTCCGAAATATTGGGCGAACGGAACCGCATAAATCTTGCCGTTAATCCGGTTCGCGTCCAGCATCTCCTGAGAGAACGCTTTCTTTAAACCGGGATATTCGTCGTTATTGAAATATTTGTCCAACTCCACATACGCGCCTTGCGGCGCCAACGTACGAAGGTTCGCCCACGGCGCGTCGAACACCAGATCGACTTCTTCGCCTGCCGTCATCTTGAGCTTCACTTTTTCCTTGTGATCGGCGATCGGAGACCACTCGATATCGAGCTTCGTATTCAAAGTTTCCTTCGTCCGGTTCTCGAATTCCGCAAGCACGTCCTCCATCCCCGTCGGACGGTCGCCGAACAACATCACCTTCAAGGTGACCTCTTCCGGGGCGCCCGTTGCGGCAGGCGCGTCATCTCCTTCGACTGCCGTCTAGTCCGTCGGCGCTCCCGCGCTATTGCAAGCGGCAAGCGACACCGCCAACATAGAAGCGAGGGCCGTCTTCAATACATTCTTCATACGTGAACCTCCTAATCATTGTTTTATCGCTAAACCGGCGCTGTCGCCGGAATCAGCCTTTCACGGAGCCAACCATCAAACCTTTGACGAAATATTTTTGCAGGAACGGATAAAGAAACACGATCGGCCCGATCGTCACGACGGCCGTCGCTAACCGCGTCGTGCTGGACGGAACGATGTAGCCCGGCACCGTCACTTGATCCGCGATTTGGGTCGCGAAATCCAAGTTGCGAACCACCTTCATAATTAAGTACTGAAGCGGATGAAGCCGTTCGTCGCCGATAAACAGCATCGCGCGGAACCATTCGTTCCAATAAGCGAGCGCGTAAAACAAACTAATCGTCGCAATCGCGGGAAGCGACACCGGCAAAATAATGCGGAACAAAATATAAATGTCGTTCGCTCCGTCGATTTTCGCCGATTCCGCCAGCGCTTCGTCGATCGTGTTAAAAAAATTTCGCAACAAGAACATGTTCCACGGGTTGATCAGCGCCGGGATGATGAGTACCCAGATCGTATCCTTGAGATGCAAATACTTGGAAATCAAAATATACGTTGGAACCAGCCCGCCCTTAAACAGCATGGCGAAGAAGACGTAAAACGCGATGTGGTTCCGGTATTTCACCGATTTGACCGAGATGGCGTACGCGAGTGCGCTTGTCATAATCATGCTGAGCACCGTGCCGACGCACGTCACGAAAATCGTTACGCCGTATGCGTTGAATACGACGTCCGTCCCCAATAGCAGCTTATACGCGTCGAATGATAGATCCCGCGGAAAGATCGAGTAGCCGTACTTCACCAACGTTTGCTCGCTCGTGATCGATCCGGAGACGACGGTCATGAACGGAACGAGACAATATACTGCAAACAGCGCCAGTACGAAATAAAAAGCGCCGAGCATCATCCGGTCACCTAAGCTGTAGCTGCGTTTCGACAACTGTTCCGCCTCCTTTCGTTAGTAAATCGCCGAATCAGCATTGATTTTCTTGGTGATGTAGTTTGCGGTAACAACCAACGCGAATCCGACGAACGATTGATAAAACCCTACGGCAGAAGCCATGCCCATGTCGCCTAGCTGCATCAATGCCCGGTACACGAACGTGTCGATGACGTCCGTCGTCGGGTACAAGAGCGGATTCGATCCGACGATCGCGTAGATCATCCCGAAATTTCCGTAAAAGATGTTGCCTAGCTGCAGTAAAATAAGCAAAATCACCGTCGTTTTCAGCAAAGGCAATGTAATGTACCAAATTTTTTGCCATCGACTCGCCCCGTCGATCGAAGCGGATTCATAAATATCCGGGTTGATGCCGGCAATCGCAGCCAAATATACGATCGACGAAAAACCGGCCCCATGCCAAAGACTGAGAAGCACGAGCAGCAACGGCCAAATTGCAGGGGAACTGTAGAAAGCAATCGACTCCATGCCGATGGAAGCGAACCAACGGTTCACGAGTCCGTCGCTTGCGAACAGCGTCATCGTAAACATGGACACGACGGTCCAAGAGATAAAATGCGGCAAGATGACTACCGACTGCGCCGTTTTCTTGAACCATTTGCTCCCGATCTCCGAAAGCATGACGGCGATCGCGACCGCCATGATCGTCCCGAACGCAAGGAAGAGCAAATTTAAATAAACGGTATTAAACGTTACCTTCAACCAATCGTTGGATTGGAAGAAAAATTGAAAATTTTTAAACCCTACGAACTCGCTGCCCGCAATTCCTTTGATCGCCTGAAAATCTTGAAACGCGATCACCAGTCCGAACAGCGGCAAATACTCGAATACGAAAATGAAAACGATGCCGGGAATCGCGAGCAGATACAAAAATTTGTTCCGGGCCATCTCTTTCGCGAACGACCGAAGGGCGCCCTCCTTACGGATGGCGGCGGGTCCGGCGTTCCACTTTGTTCCGTTAGCGGCGTTGATCTTCATTGCGCTCCTCCTCCTTCACGGCCCCTAATATAAAGCGTCATCTCATGACTCCGAAAGTTTAAAAAATAACGATGTGTTTGTTTCTTCATTTTTCGAATATAAGAAAACTAAAGAAGTCCCAAGGCCCAGAACGTTAAAAAACGCTTACCGCTCTGCGGCAAGCGTTTCTTCCCCTTTGTCCATTCGGTACGCCTTTCGGTAATGATCGGGCGTTTTCCCTGAAAATCGTTTAAACGAAACATAAAAATAACTGGCGTTGTTCATTCCGACTAATTCCCCGATCCGGTTGGCCGGCAGCTCCGTATGGATCAACATCTCCTGCGCTTTGCGGAACCGATAGTCGTTGATGTACTGGGATATCGATTGTCCCATGCGATCCCTGAATATTTTCCTCGCGTAATTCGTCGATAAACCGACCGCTTCGGCTAACGAGGCGACGGATAAGTTCGGATCCGGATAGTTGGTATGGATCAGTTCCATCAGCTTGTCGACTTGCTCCTCGTGCCTTGACGTCGCCTTCCTGTCGCGGATCGTTACGATTCGACTCGCGAGAGACATGTACCATTCCGTAATTTCGCTCAACGTGTCGTGCCGCCGCAACTGGTTGTGCGCGTCCTGCAGCTCCATAAGCCATTCTTCGCGCGGATCGTCCACCATCTCGATCGCGGTACGCATCGTGATGACCATCAGTTGGTTCAAGCACAACAACACCTCGTCGAAGCGGAACGACCGGATGCGGTCGGTAAATTGTTCGAACGCTTCCCGGACTTTCCCAATATTACCGGACTTTAACGCATCGACGATGAAACGTTCGCATTGCAACGGATATTCGTACGTACGAAACTCGGCAGCATGAATGTCCTCGTACTTGAGCGTTTGGCCTCCTCCGAATACGAGCCGATAATTCGCGGCTTGTGCTGCGGTATTCCAGGCATAGCGCACCTCGCCGAAGGAATGCACGGCCACGCCGACGCCGATCGTCACCGATAGCTTTAGATACTGCTCAATATGCTCACGAATCTTTTCCATGATCCGTTCCGCTTCAACATCGCCGGAAGCATTCCATAATACCGTAATCCTATCTTCCGCATCCTCAATGATTTCCGCCGCGGCTTTCCCTTTCATCGTTTCCTCGGAAATATTGGCGATCGCGAACTTCAACAACGATACGTCCCCCATTCCAAACCGTTCGAGCAACCGGGAATAACCGTCCAATCGGATGACGCTTACCCGAATGTCTCCTTCCGATATGGAGAGTTGCAGACTGCCGATCTTCGCTTCCTCCCCGTTCCACCGTTCACCCCGGCACATCGCTAGCAGCATCGCTTTCTTGGACTCGGGCAAGTGCTGACGTAAATCGGTTTGTAAGCGTGAAATCCGACTCCTCATGCTGTCGACGGAACGGGATATTACGTCGTATTCGGACAGCGATCGCACCCCTTCCGAGGGGGATTGCGGATCAAGCACCTGATGGAGCAACTCATGAATCGGTCGATAAAACCGGCGGGTAAACACCAGTGCGGCAATTACGCCGAGAGAAGCGAATACGCCCGCGATCGCATAGATGAAACGTCGTAAAAAAACGACCCGGCCAAGCGCCCCTTGATAATCGGTGACGCCGACGAAGCTCCAATCGAGCTGATCCGATTTCACGAAAGTCACAAGCGCGGAACGTCCGTCCGCGGTACTAAGAAAATGGCCGGTTTTGGCGGAACTTGTCTTCAGTTCTTGAAAATACGGTTCGGCCCGTATATTCGCATTGAATCGCTCCGGATCGGGATGCGAAATGACGGTCCCGTCCCCGTCTACGATCATGGCGGCGCTCCACTTGTTATCCGTGCCGCGGTTCACGAGCTGCTGCAGCACGTTTTGATTGAGGTTCAGGACGAGCGCGCCGTGCGAAAAACTATCCGGCGTGCTCTCCGAATAGATGACCGTAATCAAATCGTTGTCGTACCTTTGGCCGTATATGGAAAAATCGGTTTTTCGCGACACCAGCCAGCGCCGGCGTTCATCGTTCTTAGAAAGCAGCTGCGTTATCGTTCGATCATAGAATCGATCCAGCTCGCTAGCCGTGGATAACGTAGAGAACACCAAATCGTCTTGAAAATTGTACACATACACGGAATGAACCAATGGACTAAATGACAGCAATTCATTGAGTCGCGTATGGATCCGTCCAATCGCGATTCGATCCAACTCTCTGCCGTACAACGCCTCGGTCACGATCGGGTCGTCGTGAAACACTTGGTAGAAGTATTGAAAGGCATTGTTCATCAGCAGATCCGCGGTCGTGTACGACTGATAGATCGTCTCCTCGGAATGTTTCCGAATCTCCCTTGCGAAATCGTCCGACACCCGTTCCGCCAATAGGACAGAAAATGCAGAGATGAGGAAGGAGCCTAATGCGATATAAGAAAATGCCATCTTGAACATCACCGGCTTTTTTCGATACATTCCGCCGACCTTTTCCCACATGTCCAACCACTCCTTTGCTTGCAAGAGCGCAACGCGAATCCTACATTGTTAGCGCATACATCATTTTCCCACAAGTTTACGGCTTTGCGTCGACTCGGACATCACCATCTTAATTTCACTGCACATTTGTCTTAAAAAACTGCATATCGCACCCTTGGGCCGTGCAATAGAATGGACGTGCGGGGAAGAACGTGTCATGGGGGAATTGAGGATGAGGGATATCTTCGACGTCAAGGATTTTGGCGCCAAAGGCGACGGCGTCGCGGTCGACACGAAGGCCATCCAACAAGCGATCGACGAGTGCTTTCATGCCGGCGGCGGTTTTGTCGTTCTGGCAGGCGGCACGTTTGTATCGGGAACGATTTTTTTGAAATCGAACGTTTATTTGCAAGTGAATCCGTCCGCGACGCTATTGGCGAATCCGGATATCGGCGATTACCCGGACGGGACGCATTACAACCGATATATCAATGAGAAAGACATGGACAAATGCTTTATTTATGCCGAAGACGCTACGAACGTCGGCGTCATCGGTCAGGGCGAAATTAACGGCAACGCCGAGAGCTTTCCGAACGAAGGAAGCATCTATCGGCCGATGATGATGCGGTTCTTGCGCTGTAAAAATATCCACGTCAAAGGTTTGCGACTCTATAATTCTACCGCTTGGACCACGGCCTTCTTGGACAGCGAGAACATATGGTGCGAGGATCTGGACATCCGAAACGATCGCAGGTACAACGGAGACGGTTTGGATTATGACGGCTGTAAGAACGTTTTTATCTCGAATTGCAAAATTTTGGGCACCGACGATAACCTTTGTCTACAGGCCAGCAGCAAAGACTATCCGATGAAAAATGTGCACATCAGCAACTGCCACTTTACTTCCATTTGCGCAGGCATTCGGATCGGTTTAAAATCCGTGGGCGATATCTCGAACGTAACCATCCACAACTGCACGTTCGAGAACGTATGGCGCGAAGGGATCAAAATCGAATGCACCGAGGGCGGCACAATCAGCGATATCGTGGCTCAAGGACTTGTGATGCGAAACGTAACGCGGCCGATCTTTATGATTTTAAACAATCGTCTGGATGTGATCGGTTCTTCGATCGGTCTTGAGGAAATGCCGGAAATCGGCGCGATGGAGCGCATTACGTTGTCGGACATCATCGCGACGGATGACGAGGAGATGTACAATACTCATTATCGCTTTACCGACGATATCATGGGTTGTCCTTCCTTCAACGGAATTCGCATCGATGCTTGCGACAGCTACCCGATTCGCGATGTAACGTTGAGGAATATTACGTATACCTTTGTCGGCGGCGTGAAGAAGGAAGACATCCCCGAGGAATATCCGAAGGTGTGGGATTTGCGGCACGATCATCCGGAGAGAGTATCCGAGAATTACTATCCGACCTGGAGCCGGACGACCTTCATGGACGTCAGGAATGTCGAGCGTCTCACGCTGGACGGGCTGAGGTTCCACGCAATGAAGGAAGACACGAGAGAATCCTATATTATCGAGAATTGTAAAACGTTTAAGGAAGATATCACGGAGTATTAATGTAGAACAAGGGAAGCGAGTAAGCTCGCTTCCCTTGTTATATGGTGATGCCTTTCGTTTTCCTACTTTCCCCGATTATAACTATTTTCTTTTTAATAAAAAAAGCCAGGGGTCGCCCCCTGGCTCTTCGTATTAGCTACACTTGCTGTAGCCGCAGTTGGTGCACGTCTTGCAGCCTTCGCTGTTGATGAGCGAGGCGGAGCCGCAGCCCGGGCACAGGTCGGTGGAGGATGCGATGTCCAGCTTCTTCACGACCGGCGCGGCCGGTGCCGGCGTCGGTGCTGGCGCGTCTTCGAGCTCCTGCGTCGCGGTGACGAGATGCGTTGCCGGCTCGTAGACGGCGCTGGCGTCCGAGTGCTCCTTGTGGAGCTCGAGCGCCTTCGCGACGGCGTCGGCGATCGACTCGACGCGGTTCGGGCCGAAGCCGACAGCGCCGGAGCCGCCGATGCCCTTGAGGTGCTTGATCAAGAGCTCCGTCTTGCTGCCGTGATCCCCGTAACGGAGGAACAAGGAGATGACGCGGCCGAGCGCTTCGGACATGGCGAATACGTCGGAGCCGGCCTTGCCCACGTTCAGGAACACTTCGCTCGGCGTGCCGTTCGCGTCGTTGATCGTGATGTACGCGATGCCGAACGGCGTATTGAATTTATACGTCGCGCCCCGAAGCACTTGAGGACGGCGGTGATATTGCTTGTCGAACACCTGCTGCTGCTCCGGCGTCGCCTTGACCGGCAGCGAGGACGCGATCGCTTCGATCGCCTGAGCTTCGGCAGCCGGAGCTTCCGCTGCTGGAGCCGCCGCTTCTTCCTTCTTCTCTTCGTCCTTCTTCGTGCTGAGGACTTGGACGTCGCGGCTGCCGTCGCGGTAGATCGTTACGCCTTTGCAGCCGAGGTCGAACGCGAGCTCGTACAGCTCTTTCGTCTCTTCGACGGTGAAATCCGCCGGGCAGTTCGCCGTCTTGGAGATGGAACTGTCGACCCAGCGCTGGATCGCCGCCTGCACGCGGATGTGATCCTTCGCGGACAAGTCCATCGCGGTGACGAACCATTCCGGAAGCTCCTTGCCCGGGTTCTTATCCTGCCACTCCTGCGCGATCGGCACGAGCTGCTTGTCGAAGCCGAGGCGGCTTTGACGGTAGTATTCGAACGCGAAGTACGGCTCGATGCCCGTCGACGTGCCGACCATCGTGCCCGTGCTGCCCGTAGGCGCCTGAGTGATGACCGTAACGTTGCGCATGCCGTGCTTCTTGATCGCCGCGCCCACTTCCGGATATACGGAAACCATGTTCTTCATGAAGCCGCTCTGCATGAACTTCTCGTAGACGAAATGCTCGAAGGAGCCCTTCTCGCCCGCGATTTCGGCAGATGCGATATATGCTTCTTTCGCCATGAAGCCGTACAGCTTGTCGAGGAAGACGAGCGATTCCGGGCTGCCGTAGCGAATTTCAAGCTTGATCATGAGCTCCGCGAGACCCATCGTGCCGAGGCCGACGCGGCGCTCGCCCTGCTGGTTCTTCCGGTTCTCTTCGAAGTGGTACGGCGTCTTGTCGATGACGTTGTCGAGGAAGCGCACCGAATAGCGGACCGTCTTCGCGAGATCTTCCCAATCGACGTCATGCTTCGCTTCGTCGTAGAACTTCGACAAGTTGACCGCGGACAGGTTGCAGACGCCCCATGCCGGGAGGCCTTGCTCGCCGCACGGGTTCGTGCAAATGATCGGGTTGAAGTACCACGAGTTGGACATCTGGTTGTAGTATTCCATGAACACGACGCCCGGCTCCGCCGATTTCCAAGCGGATTCGATGATCGTGTGCCAAATGTCGCGCGCCTTCACCGTGCGGTAATGCTTCACCGGCTTGCCGGCTTCCTTCCACTTGTCCAGGTTGCCGTCCCACAGCGCGTCGTAGTCCGGATCCGTCGTGTCCGGGAAGACGAGCTCCCAGTCGAGGTCCTCTTTGACGGCTTTCATAAACCCGTTGCTGACGCAGACGGACAGGTTGGCGTTCGTCACTTGCCCCATCGTTTGCTTGACCGTAATGAAGTCGAGCACGTCCGGGTGCCAATCGTTGATCATGAGCATGAGCGCGCCGCGGCGCGAACCGCCTTGCTCGATGAGGCCCGTCGTATAGCTGAACAGACCGCCCCACGAAACGGCGCCGCTGGAGGAGCCGTTCACGCCGGCGACGATCGAACGGCGCGGGCGGAGCGAGGACAGGTTGATGCCGACGCCGCCGCCGCGGGACATGATCTCCGTCATTTCGCTGAGCGTCTCCATGATGCCGCCGCGGCTGTCGTGCGGCGACGGGATGACGTAGCAGTTGAACAGCGTCAGCTCGTCGCTGGCGCCTGCGCCCGCGGCGATCCGTCCGCCCGGCACCAATTTCCAGTCATCCAAAATGTATCTGAATTTTTCCGTCCATTCTTTCTGCTTCTCCGGCGCTTCCACCGACGCCATCGCCGCAGCGAGGCGATCCCACATTTCTTCCGGCGTTTTCTCGAGCGTGAGGGTGATTTTCTCGACGGTCGTCTCGACCGTGTTGCCGGAACGCGTCTTGACGGTAACCTTGTTCCCTTCGCGCGCGATGACTTCGCCGACTTCTTTCGCCGGGAACTTCGGATCGTCCTTCGTCAAGGCAAGAACGATATCGCCGACTTTCGTGTTGTTGTAATCGGCATCCTTCCGGGCATATCGGTCCAAAAAGATTTTCTCGCTCAGGCCTTCCAATTTCGTCTTCTGCTTCGTTTTCAAAGGGACACCCTCCCATCAAGAATAAACACACAATATAAAGTAACCGCCAGTCTTCGACAAGACCGCGGGAAGACAACACATGAAGTTAAAATCTGCTATGTAGCTACATTACTATATATTGTGTCCGGAGTCCATTATACGTCACTAGATGTTGTAGTTCTAGAAATATTTTTTTTAAATTCGGCAGGAATTTTAAAAATCGCTTCAAATCCCTTACTACAATCGCTTTCATCGCCCTTCCAAAATGCCGCTAGATTCGACATCGTTCGATGTTTGCTTACTACCTTGCGCTTCGGTTCGTTCATTGTAACATACCACAAACGTTATGGGAACATACATTCTTGTTTTTCTGAAAG
This genomic window from Paenibacillus sp. contains:
- a CDS encoding extracellular solute-binding protein; the protein is MLFGDRPTGMEDVLAEFENRTKETLNTKLDIEWSPIADHKEKVKLKMTAGEEVDLVFDAPWANLRTLAPQGAYVELDKYFNNDEYPGLKKAFSQEMLDANRINGKIYAVPFAQYFGGADGIFIRKDLREKYGLPEIKSYEDLEAYFTKVQENEENMVPLAVSGRRGFYNMFKPTFEKGTPIMTVGAGGHWQVVLSEDYKKVLNAVILGDADEQFATLPAPFNDPKTLYGFYDQYAAWNKYLEPDSISQKDHFGVFASGKAAALESDSAQFGAILTKLEAGVPGAELEFFSYNPCFTNFEPGCIGTDYVAANSVAVPATSKHPDRVMKFLDWIFQSQENHDLFELGIEGKHWEAMEDGSYKALGNHTFPGYELTWNPNYIRLNADLDETTKTYYEYLAKADTYYKRPLAGFKFDTSPVKSEIAKVQPKYDEFYQIAQNGLVQDVWTEARKANEEWKALGLDVIRAEIMKQLQAYIDAGGN
- a CDS encoding carbohydrate ABC transporter permease; its protein translation is MSKRSYSLGDRMMLGAFYFVLALFAVYCLVPFMTVVSGSITSEQTLVKYGYSIFPRDLSFDAYKLLLGTDVVFNAYGVTIFVTCVGTVLSMIMTSALAYAISVKSVKYRNHIAFYVFFAMLFKGGLVPTYILISKYLHLKDTIWVLIIPALINPWNMFLLRNFFNTIDEALAESAKIDGANDIYILFRIILPVSLPAIATISLFYALAYWNEWFRAMLFIGDERLHPLQYLIMKVVRNLDFATQIADQVTVPGYIVPSSTTRLATAVVTIGPIVFLYPFLQKYFVKGLMVGSVKG
- a CDS encoding ABC transporter permease: MARNKFLYLLAIPGIVFIFVFEYLPLFGLVIAFQDFQAIKGIAGSEFVGFKNFQFFFQSNDWLKVTFNTVYLNLLFLAFGTIMAVAIAVMLSEIGSKWFKKTAQSVVILPHFISWTVVSMFTMTLFASDGLVNRWFASIGMESIAFYSSPAIWPLLLVLLSLWHGAGFSSIVYLAAIAGINPDIYESASIDGASRWQKIWYITLPLLKTTVILLILLQLGNIFYGNFGMIYAIVGSNPLLYPTTDVIDTFVYRALMQLGDMGMASAVGFYQSFVGFALVVTANYITKKINADSAIY
- a CDS encoding helix-turn-helix domain-containing protein; the protein is MWEKVGGMYRKKPVMFKMAFSYIALGSFLISAFSVLLAERVSDDFAREIRKHSEETIYQSYTTADLLMNNAFQYFYQVFHDDPIVTEALYGRELDRIAIGRIHTRLNELLSFSPLVHSVYVYNFQDDLVFSTLSTASELDRFYDRTITQLLSKNDERRRWLVSRKTDFSIYGQRYDNDLITVIYSESTPDSFSHGALVLNLNQNVLQQLVNRGTDNKWSAAMIVDGDGTVISHPDPERFNANIRAEPYFQELKTSSAKTGHFLSTADGRSALVTFVKSDQLDWSFVGVTDYQGALGRVVFLRRFIYAIAGVFASLGVIAALVFTRRFYRPIHELLHQVLDPQSPSEGVRSLSEYDVISRSVDSMRSRISRLQTDLRQHLPESKKAMLLAMCRGERWNGEEAKIGSLQLSISEGDIRVSVIRLDGYSRLLERFGMGDVSLLKFAIANISEETMKGKAAAEIIEDAEDRITVLWNASGDVEAERIMEKIREHIEQYLKLSVTIGVGVAVHSFGEVRYAWNTAAQAANYRLVFGGGQTLKYEDIHAAEFRTYEYPLQCERFIVDALKSGNIGKVREAFEQFTDRIRSFRFDEVLLCLNQLMVITMRTAIEMVDDPREEWLMELQDAHNQLRRHDTLSEITEWYMSLASRIVTIRDRKATSRHEEQVDKLMELIHTNYPDPNLSVASLAEAVGLSTNYARKIFRDRMGQSISQYINDYRFRKAQEMLIHTELPANRIGELVGMNNASYFYVSFKRFSGKTPDHYRKAYRMDKGEETLAAER
- a CDS encoding glycoside hydrolase family 28 protein; the encoded protein is MRDIFDVKDFGAKGDGVAVDTKAIQQAIDECFHAGGGFVVLAGGTFVSGTIFLKSNVYLQVNPSATLLANPDIGDYPDGTHYNRYINEKDMDKCFIYAEDATNVGVIGQGEINGNAESFPNEGSIYRPMMMRFLRCKNIHVKGLRLYNSTAWTTAFLDSENIWCEDLDIRNDRRYNGDGLDYDGCKNVFISNCKILGTDDNLCLQASSKDYPMKNVHISNCHFTSICAGIRIGLKSVGDISNVTIHNCTFENVWREGIKIECTEGGTISDIVAQGLVMRNVTRPIFMILNNRLDVIGSSIGLEEMPEIGAMERITLSDIIATDDEEMYNTHYRFTDDIMGCPSFNGIRIDACDSYPIRDVTLRNITYTFVGGVKKEDIPEEYPKVWDLRHDHPERVSENYYPTWSRTTFMDVRNVERLTLDGLRFHAMKEDTRESYIIENCKTFKEDITEY
- a CDS encoding adenosylcobalamin-dependent ribonucleoside-diphosphate reductase — translated: MKTKQKTKLEGLSEKIFLDRYARKDADYNNTKVGDIVLALTKDDPKFPAKEVGEVIAREGNKVTVKTRSGNTVETTVEKITLTLEKTPEEMWDRLAAAMASVEAPEKQKEWTEKFRYILDDWKLVPGGRIAAGAGASDELTLFNCYVIPSPHDSRGGIMETLSEMTEIMSRGGGVGINLSSLRPRRSIVAGVNGSSSGAVSWGGLFSYTTGLIEQGGSRRGALMLMINDWHPDVLDFITVKQTMGQVTNANLSVCVSNGFMKAVKEDLDWELVFPDTTDPDYDALWDGNLDKWKEAGKPVKHYRTVKARDIWHTIIESAWKSAEPGVVFMEYYNQMSNSWYFNPIICTNPCGEQGLPAWGVCNLSAVNLSKFYDEAKHDVDWEDLAKTVRYSVRFLDNVIDKTPYHFEENRKNQQGERRVGLGTMGLAELMIKLEIRYGSPESLVFLDKLYGFMAKEAYIASAEIAGEKGSFEHFVYEKFMQSGFMKNMVSVYPEVGAAIKKHGMRNVTVITQAPTGSTGTMVGTSTGIEPYFAFEYYRQSRLGFDKQLVPIAQEWQDKNPGKELPEWFVTAMDLSAKDHIRVQAAIQRWVDSSISKTANCPADFTVEETKELYELAFDLGCKGVTIYRDGSRDVQVLSTKKDEEKKEEAAAPAAEAPAAEAQAIEAIASSLPVKATPEQQQVFDKQYHRRPQVLRGATYKFNTPFGIAYITINDANGTPSEVFLNVGKAGSDVFAMSEALGRVISLFLRYGDHGSKTELLIKHLKGIGGSGAVGFGPNRVESIADAVAKALELHKEHSDASAVYEPATHLVTATQELEDAPAPTPAPAAPVVKKLDIASSTDLCPGCGSASLINSEGCKTCTNCGYSKCS